The Bacteroidia bacterium genomic interval GATTCTTTTTTGTCTGCTGGCTACACTCGTCCTGCCTGCCTGCAAGAAAAAGGAAGCACCTTATCTTTCTGAGGAGAGGATGCTGGAAATCCTGCGAGAATTGCATATGGCAGATGTTCTGGCGGAGGCACATGGAAAAAGCCTGGGATATCGAAAGGAGTTGAGAAATGAAAGTTATGATGAAATCCTGGAGGTGTTTGATATAAGCCGAGCAGATTTTTTCCGCAGCTATACCTATTACCTCAATGAGCCGGAAATCATGGATTCTATTTATATCCGGATGATCAAGGATATAGAGAAAAGAATGGAAGTCGCCAGAGACATTGACTACGAGACCAAGAAAGACAAAGACAAGTGGGATAAGAATAAGAAGGAGAATAAAAAGAAAGAAGTAGAAAAGAAATTACAGCAGAAAGAGGAAGCCGTACGCACGGTAGGAACGGGATCATGAAATGCAAGCATCCAAATACGTATGAAAAGCTGGGATTTGATCAGGTCCTCGAAGATCTGAAATCTCGCATATTGCACCCGGAGGCAAAAGAACGGGTGGATAAACTGAGTCCTATCTCAGATTTTGAGCAACTTTTACCTGAATTGAAAAAGGTAGAGGAGTATGTGGCCCTGGAAGAAGGTGATTCCAGATTTCCCAATGGAGGTCATGTCCGCATAAAACCTCTGATGGAAAAATTGAGGGTGAAGGGAAACTGGTTGAGCCTGGAAGAAATCTGGAATCTCCATAACTGGATGAGTTTTGTAGATGAGGCCAGGAAGTTTATCAAGAAAAAAGAAGAAGAAGCCCCTTTATTATATGCTCTCCTCCATGAGGAAGATTTTGATACCCGCCTGATCAAGGATATTGAGAAGGTCGTGAATGAAAGGGGACAATTGAAGGATGATGCCTCGCCGGAACTGGCGCGTATTCGAAGAGAGATGAAGAAAGCTTCCTCCGGTTTGAGAAATGCACTTTATCGTATTCTCAAGACAGCCAAAGAACAAAAATGGAATGGGGGAGAGGAGATTACCATGCGAAATGATCGTTTGGTGATTCCAGTGAAAACAGATTTTAAAGGGAAAGTCCCGGGCTTTGTTCAGGATATTTCTCAAAGTGGAGGGACGGTCTTTGTCGAACCAGCAGAGGTGCTTCCCTTGAATAATAAAGTACGGGAACTGCAGATCTCGGAACACAATGAGATCGTACGGATATTGCAGAACCTGAGTTTGAAGATAAGAGAGGCGATACCCAGCTTAACAGGATTCAGAAGTCGGATCATTGACCTGGCCCTTATCAAGGCTAAAGCTATGCAAGCCATTAGCCTGGAAGCTGTTTTGCCTTCAATTGAAAAGGAAGGGCGAAGCATGAAGATCATGCAAGGATATTATCCTCCCCTTCAACTCAAATCTAAACAGGAAGAAATAGAGGTCGTGCCTTTGGACATCTCTCTCAATAAGAATAAACGGATCATCATCATTTCCGGTCCCAATGCTGGAGGAAAGTCTGTCGCCTTAAAAGCCGTAGGTTTACTTCAGCTGATGTTGCAGTCCGGGATGTTAATTCCTGTCCATCCGGATTCGCGCTTCATTCTCTTTAAAGAGTTATACCTCGATATCGGAGATGAGCAGTCCGTGGACAATGACCTGAGTACCTATACCTCTCATTTGTATCAGTGGAGGCGCATGGGGGATCAGATGAAACATACTTCTCTCTTTTTGGTAGATGAGTTTGGCAGTGGAACAGATCCCCGCCAGGGAGCAGCCATCGCAGAATCCTTTTTGGAAAGATTTGTGAGGGTAGGGGCTTATGGAATAATTACCACCCATTATGGCAATTTGAAGGACTTCGCAGAGGTAAATCCCGGCACAGCCAATGCAGCCATGCAATTCGATACCCGCGAATTGAAACCTACCTATCGATTGATAGAGGGAATGCCAGGACGTAGCTATGCTTTTGAGATGGCCAATAGAGTAGGGGTTCATAAGGTCATTATCCGCAATGCCAAGGAGAAGATGGGTGGCGATGAAATGGATTCTGAGAAATTGCTCAAGGAGCTGGAACGCAAGAATACCCGTCTCAATCGCCTCTTGCAGGAAAACGAAAAGAAGGAAAAGAACCTCAATCGATTGCTCAAAGAGAATGACATTCTTCAAAGCGGCCTTAGCAAGAACAAGAAGCAAATCATTCGAGATGCAAAGCGGGAAGCAGAAGCCATTATAGATCGAGCAAATAAAGATATAGAGCGAACCATACGGGAGATCCAGGAAGCCAAGGCCGATAAGCAGAAGACCAAAAAATTGCGCAAGGCACTTGAGGAATCGAAGCCGAAATTGGCAAAAAAGGAGTTGATAGAGGAAGAAGAGGCCAAATTAGCCGAAAAAATCTCTAAAGAAGATCAGGTGAAAGTCCTGCATGGGGAAGAAGCCAAGCCCGGAGATTGGGTGATCATTAAAAGTTCCCAAACGAAAGGCATACTGGCTGAGAAAAAAGGCAAACATGCCGTGGTTGAGGTTGGAGAGCTGAGGATGACTTTGAAAAGCGATCAGATAACGAAGTTATTCGTTCCCAAAAGCAAGAAAAAGAAGCAGATAAAAAGCTCCCTGCTCACCAGTGGGAGTAAGCATGCCAAAACCGAGATAGACATGATGGGTATGCGGGTGGAGGAAGCCCTTCCGCTATTGGATAAGGTGGTGGATGATGCTCGTTATGCAGGATTGAATCAGATCCGGATATTGCATGGGAAAGGAACAGGGGTTCTTCGTGAGGTAATCAGAAAACGCCTGCTTGATCTCAATTTTGTAGCCAGTGTAAAGGATGCACCCATAGAATTTGGAGGCTCCGGCTGGACCATTTGTGAGTTCAAGTCCTAAAAAACAAAAGCCCCGGCAGATGCCGGGACCTTCTCATATGAACATAAAAATCCATTAGTCTATTTACTGAGGATCACTTTGCTAAGCTCGCGCTGATTGGCGCCTTGAGCTTCCAGCATATAAATACCATTAGGCAATCCTCCTATATTGAATCCCATTTTATGGCTACCTGCATGCATACTTCCTGCGTGTAGGCTTTTTATCAGTTTCCCATTCACATCCAGTAGCTTGACATTGACATTTTGTTCCTTATTGGTAGTCAAAACTATGTTTAGCATGCCTTTGCTGGGATTGGGATAGGTATACAGTCCCATACCATCAGATAAAATATGTGTATTGATACGGGGACCGTACGTATAGTTTCCATTTTTTTCGAGCTTTTTGATCCTGAACACATAATTGTCAGGGACAAGTTCTTCTAATTGGTAAACATAAGCTTGCTCATGGCCAGCAATGCCACTTTCAGCAATAAAAGCTATATCCTG includes:
- a CDS encoding DUF4296 domain-containing protein; this translates as MKAFFRHMILFCLLATLVLPACKKKEAPYLSEERMLEILRELHMADVLAEAHGKSLGYRKELRNESYDEILEVFDISRADFFRSYTYYLNEPEIMDSIYIRMIKDIEKRMEVARDIDYETKKDKDKWDKNKKENKKKEVEKKLQQKEEAVRTVGTGS
- a CDS encoding Smr/MutS family protein; protein product: MKCKHPNTYEKLGFDQVLEDLKSRILHPEAKERVDKLSPISDFEQLLPELKKVEEYVALEEGDSRFPNGGHVRIKPLMEKLRVKGNWLSLEEIWNLHNWMSFVDEARKFIKKKEEEAPLLYALLHEEDFDTRLIKDIEKVVNERGQLKDDASPELARIRREMKKASSGLRNALYRILKTAKEQKWNGGEEITMRNDRLVIPVKTDFKGKVPGFVQDISQSGGTVFVEPAEVLPLNNKVRELQISEHNEIVRILQNLSLKIREAIPSLTGFRSRIIDLALIKAKAMQAISLEAVLPSIEKEGRSMKIMQGYYPPLQLKSKQEEIEVVPLDISLNKNKRIIIISGPNAGGKSVALKAVGLLQLMLQSGMLIPVHPDSRFILFKELYLDIGDEQSVDNDLSTYTSHLYQWRRMGDQMKHTSLFLVDEFGSGTDPRQGAAIAESFLERFVRVGAYGIITTHYGNLKDFAEVNPGTANAAMQFDTRELKPTYRLIEGMPGRSYAFEMANRVGVHKVIIRNAKEKMGGDEMDSEKLLKELERKNTRLNRLLQENEKKEKNLNRLLKENDILQSGLSKNKKQIIRDAKREAEAIIDRANKDIERTIREIQEAKADKQKTKKLRKALEESKPKLAKKELIEEEEAKLAEKISKEDQVKVLHGEEAKPGDWVIIKSSQTKGILAEKKGKHAVVEVGELRMTLKSDQITKLFVPKSKKKKQIKSSLLTSGSKHAKTEIDMMGMRVEEALPLLDKVVDDARYAGLNQIRILHGKGTGVLREVIRKRLLDLNFVASVKDAPIEFGGSGWTICEFKS